TTGTTGCTAATAGATATTTTTTGGTTGTATAACTGCTTCCAGCATAAAGGTAGAGCTGATGGCGCCCAAAAGACCGACTTTAAAGACGATTTCCCAACTGAGCGGATATGCTGTTACCACAGTCTCTCGCGCCTTGAACGATGGGCCGGAGATCGGCGCCGAAACCAAGGAAAAAGTCAAAAAGATTGCTCAGGAAATCGGTTACGTTCGCAACCGGTCCGGGCTTGGTCTTGTCACCGGTAAAACCAATGTCATCTCTTTGGTGCTTTCGGCAGACCACGATGTGATCGACGACCACACGGGAAGATTGATTTCTTCTATAGCGCATAGCCTGAGAGGCTCGATCTACCATATGAATATCGTGACATTTTCCTCCCCGGAGGATCGTCTTGATGTCATCAAACATGTGGTGGAAACGCGCGCCGCAGATGCTGTCATCCTCAACCAGACAAAGCCGGAAGATGAACGGATTGCCTATTTGATGGAGCGCGCTTTCCCATTTGCAGCTTATGGCCGCACCAATTGGCAAGAACATCACCGATATTTCGACTTCGACACGGAAGCCTTCGGCGATCTGGCCGTGCGCAGACTTTATGAAAAAGGCAGACGCCATTTTCTTGTCGTGCTGCCACCAAGAGAGTTGAGCTATAGCCAGCATTTGATTTCGGGCTTTCAGCGCGCCCGACAAGATTGTGACTATGAGCTTGAAATTCTGGATGGCGCCACCAGCCATGATACCGGGGCATTGCTTCTTAGCACCCTTCTTGACCGGCTCAAAACAGGAACCAGTGTTGATGCTATAATCGCCCCATCAACAGCCACTGCCGTTCTTTCTCTTGCTGCCATCGAGCAAAGCGGCAAAAAACTGGGTGTCGATATCGACGTTTTTGCCAAGGAAGCGAGCCCGTATCTCAAATTTATCAGAAGTGAAATCTACTCCGCCTATCAGGATCTGACCGTTGCGGGCGATTTTCTGGCGAAAGCTGCCATTCAGGCTATAGAAAAGCCAGAAAGTCCATTGATGCAAAGACTTGAGCCCACTACAGAAGACTGCAACAGTTAAACAGTCTGTTTTCTTTATAATCAGGCAATTCCGAAAATCTCCCGCCCCCGACAAATCCCTCAACCTATAGGAAAGTCATTTGGTCTCCCATCCTCTTGCCAACGTTAAGGCCGTTATCTTCGATTTTGATGGAGTTCTCATCGACAGTGAGCCCATTTCTCTGGGCGAGTTGCAAAACAGCTTTGCCGAACACGGTATTCATCTCACATGGAGTGAAATGGTAAAGGGATTCCTGGGAACTGCACCTCGCGATATCATTCGCTTCATGAAAGAACGGACAGGTCGGGATCCGGAAGGAATTTTCCCCGAAGGCTGGCATGCAAAGGTTCTGGCTCGCTTCGAACAAGGCTTGACGATGATCAAGGGTGCTGAAGCTCTGTTGGACACACTGGATGAGCACGGTATCCCCTATTGTCTGGCATCGGGCAGCAGCCCGGACAGACTGGAGCTTGCCCTTTCCAAGATCGGACATGCCGCTCGCTTCGAAGGCCATGCCTTCAGCACGGAAATGGTGCCCAACGGGAAGCCTGCACCCGATATCTTCCTCTATGCCGCCAGGGAACTCAAGGTGGAGCCCAAGGAT
This window of the uncultured Cohaesibacter sp. genome carries:
- a CDS encoding LacI family transcriptional regulator; its protein translation is MAPKRPTLKTISQLSGYAVTTVSRALNDGPEIGAETKEKVKKIAQEIGYVRNRSGLGLVTGKTNVISLVLSADHDVIDDHTGRLISSIAHSLRGSIYHMNIVTFSSPEDRLDVIKHVVETRAADAVILNQTKPEDERIAYLMERAFPFAAYGRTNWQEHHRYFDFDTEAFGDLAVRRLYEKGRRHFLVVLPPRELSYSQHLISGFQRARQDCDYELEILDGATSHDTGALLLSTLLDRLKTGTSVDAIIAPSTATAVLSLAAIEQSGKKLGVDIDVFAKEASPYLKFIRSEIYSAYQDLTVAGDFLAKAAIQAIEKPESPLMQRLEPTTEDCNS
- a CDS encoding HAD family phosphatase yields the protein MVSHPLANVKAVIFDFDGVLIDSEPISLGELQNSFAEHGIHLTWSEMVKGFLGTAPRDIIRFMKERTGRDPEGIFPEGWHAKVLARFEQGLTMIKGAEALLDTLDEHGIPYCLASGSSPDRLELALSKIGHAARFEGHAFSTEMVPNGKPAPDIFLYAARELKVEPKDCMVIEDGVAGTVGAKAAGIGTVVGLVGGSHLSDEDLRSIHANALRTAGSDLIIETLDDLLV